From Nocardia sp. NBC_00416:
AGCGTGCGGGACGCGGACTGTCCAGATCGAGGACGCCGAGCAGGGTGTCGTCCCGGATCAGCGGCACCACGATCTCGGAACGGGTGTCGCCGTCGCAGGCGATATGGCCCGGGAAGGCGTGGACATCGGGCACCAGCTGCGTCCGGCGGGTGTGCGCGGCGGTACCGCACACACCCGTGCCGAGCGCGATCCGTACGCAGGCCGGTTTGCCCTGGAACGGGCCGACCACGAGTTCGCGTCCGTCGTAGAAGTAGAAACCGGCCCAGTTCACTTCCGGGAGGGCGTGGTACACCAGGGCACTCAGATTGGCGGCGTTGGCGATCCGATCGGATTCGCCGGCGAGCAGTGCGGCGGCCTGCGCGGTGAGCTGCCGGTACCCGTCGGCGCGATCGCCGGTCAGCGGGACGAGGTCGAACGTCATGGCCGGATGGTAGGACACCCGGATCGGGCAGCCGTCGCGACGGCCCTCGATCGTGTCACGAAAATGAATGTAGTGCAGCTACTTTCGGCATCAACTCGCGATGAGTGTAACCCTGCAACCGGGCCGTCGGGATCGTGACCATAGCGCTATGACTACGCAGAACACTTCCACCCGTAAGGCCGCCGTCATCGGTGCGGGCCAGACCGGCGTCACCGCGGCGCTCGGCCTGCTCGACGCCGGATTCACGGTCACCCTCTACAGCGACCGCGACCAGCGCGACCTCCGTGACAAGGTGCCCGCCACCGGTACCGCGCTGATCTTCGGTGAGGCCCAGGCCGCCGAGGAAGCGCTCGGTCTGCCCACCTACCTCGATCGCGCGCCGTTGCACAGCGGTCTCACCGTCCGGGTGGCCGGCGGCGGCGAGGAACTGATCGCCTTCGACGGCGCTTTCGACGGTTTCCGCGGTCTGGCGGTCGACACCAGGCTCAAGGCCGACGAACGGCTCACCGCCTTCCTGGAGCGCGGCG
This genomic window contains:
- a CDS encoding GAF domain-containing protein, which translates into the protein MTFDLVPLTGDRADGYRQLTAQAAALLAGESDRIANAANLSALVYHALPEVNWAGFYFYDGRELVVGPFQGKPACVRIALGTGVCGTAAHTRRTQLVPDVHAFPGHIACDGDTRSEIVVPLIRDDTLLGVLDLDSPRPARFDDTDRRGLESIAEIFVRSLATS